The following are encoded in a window of Dictyostelium discoideum AX4 chromosome 6 chromosome, whole genome shotgun sequence genomic DNA:
- the rpb3 gene encoding RNA polymerase II core subunit, with protein sequence MSQTVSQLTRQPELEILEIKNDSIIFILSNTDISVANALRRVMIAEVPTMCIDLVEFESNNSVLCDEFIAHRLGLIPLVSDNIDKFCYTRDCSCSDRCDQCSVELRLNVKCTENRPRDVTSSDLLSQNSAVIPVSSQVTSSNSEQEIPIVKLRRGQEIKLRAIAKKGVGKEHAKWSPSCVATYQFQPIIVLNQNRIDELTDQQKEEWVGSCPTKVYSYSPHQSTQQVTIEDPLRCVYCLECKKKAESFGKPDLVHLEQKQDKFIFTVESSGALKPEDIVLYAIQIIKRKLTDIQGQMAEGML encoded by the exons atgtCACAAACAGTATCACAACTTACCAGACAACCAGAATTggaaattttagaaattaaaaatgatagtaTAATATTCATTCTTTCAAATACAGATATCAGTGTTGCAAATGCACTAAGAAGAGTTATGATTGCAGAAGTACCAACAATGTGTATAGATttagttgaatttgaatcGAATAATTCTGTGCTTTGTGATGAATTTATAGCACATAGATTAGGGTTAATACCATTAGTTAGTGATAATATCGATAAATTTTGTTATACAAGa GATTGCAGTTGTTCAGATAGATGTGATCAATGTAGTGTTGAACTAAGATTAAATGTTAAATGTACAGAAAATAGACCACGTGATGTTACAAGTTCAGATTTATTATCACAAAATAGTGCAGTAATTCCTGTATCTTCACAAGTAACAAGTTCAAATAGTGAACAAGAAATTccaattgtaaaattaagaAGAGgacaagaaattaaattaagagCAATCGctaaaaaa ggTGTAGGTAAAGAACATGCAAAATGGTCACCATCATGTGTTGCAACATATCAATTTCAACCAATTATtgtattaaatcaaaatagaATAGATGAATTAACAGATCAACAAAAAGAGGAATGGGTTGGAAGTTGTCCAACCAAAGTTTACAGTTATAGTCCACATCAATCAACACAACAAGTAACAATCGAAGATCCATTAAGATGTGTTTATTGTTTGGAATGTAAAAAGAAAGCAGAATCATTTGGTAAACCTGATCTTGTACATTTAGAACAAAAACAagataaattcatttttactGTAGAG AGTTCAGGTGCATTAAAACCAGAAGATATTGTTTTATATGctattcaaattattaaacgTAAATTAACAGACATTCAAGGTCAAATGGCCGAAGGAAtgctttaa
- a CDS encoding hypothetical protein (Similar to Pseudomonas putida KT2440. glutamine amidotransferase, class I): protein MVKQMKIAIIVTDEVLECKNKGEFYSLYDNFIKRYGLIDQHNEFGNIQVITTRYNAVQKEWPTNPLSYDGYIITGSASSAYDNNEWIILLKERIIELDKHEMKMCGICFGHQILVESLGGKIEKNTKGWELGQHSVPLDKEVSIIFDNIINNKNKNQFDNDDSANSSRSNSPILKLDGASTLTPTITNDDSVLLKDKISIYQIHQDHVSILPSDMISIGSTEKSIQGVLKESKKQPGNFYIISFQGHPEFSFDFIHLLISDLHHVGQEMKDVSIKTLQQTTCQPWLSNLVFNFFKN from the exons atggtaaaacaaatgaaaattgcTATAA ttgtaACAGATGAAGTATTagaatgtaaaaataaaggtgaattttatagtttatatgataattttataaagagATATGGATTAATTGATCAACATAATGAATTTGGTAATATTCAAGTTATAACAACAAGATATAATGCAGTTCAAAAAGAATGGCCAACTAATCCATTATCATATGATGGTTACATTATCACTGGTAGTGCATCATCAGcctatgataataatgaatggATTATACTATTAAAAGAGAGAATCATTGAATTGGATAAACATGAAATGAAAATGTGTGGCATTTGTTTTGGACATCAAATTCTCGTTGAATCATTAGGTGGTAAAATCGAAAAGAATACCAAAGGTTGGGAACTTGGCCAACACTCAGTTCCACTCGATAAAGAAGTTTCAATCATTTTcgataatattataaacaataaaaataaaaatcaatttgataatgatgatagtgCAAATAGTAGTAGAAGTaattcaccaattttaaaattagatgGTGCTTCAACTCTAACACCAACAATAACCAATGATGATAgtgttttattaaaagataaaatttcaatttatcaaattcatcaagACCATGTTTCAATTTTACCAAGTGATATGATTTCAATTGGATCCActgaaaaatcaattcaaggtgttttaaaagaatcaaaGAAACAGCCTGGtaatttttatatcatttcATTTCAAGGTCATCCTGAATTCAGTTTTGATTTCATTCATTTGTTAATCAGTGACCTTCATCATGTCGGTCAAGAAATGAAAGATGTTTCCATTAAAACTTTACAACAAACAACTTGCCAACCTTGGTTATcaaatttagtttttaatttctttaaaaactga